In Haematobia irritans isolate KBUSLIRL chromosome 1, ASM5000362v1, whole genome shotgun sequence, a genomic segment contains:
- the Tsp96F gene encoding tetraspanin 96F: MGLNGCCSCVKFLMVLINILFWVIGLAIVIASAWMLTDPTFVLSMTQSYNHYYIALYVFLGIGVLITIGAFFGCCGVLKESQCLLVSFFCVILVVMVAQIAAGAWAFHNKDKLDDIVRASVKYSVQEEYGQSSMSSRTVTFDTIQKNLKCCGADGPGDWATSRFNNVDRTNIVDIAISSMNVFYNIPESCCKDELKDNVCEMSRKLKFGGSFNPAIHQQGCVDKLIELIYENWVLLFGITGGVVLLELLALTFSLSLCCAVRSQQYKA; the protein is encoded by the exons GTTATTGGTTTGGCCATTGTCATAGCATCGGCATGGATGCTCACAGATCCCACATTTGTGCTGTCCATGACACAATCCTATAATCATTATTACATTGCCCTCTATGTATTCCTTGGTATTGGTGTTCTAATCACAATTGGTGCTTTCTTTGGTTGCTGTGGTGTTCTTAAAGAATCACAATGTCTATTGGTATCG TTCTTCTGTGTGATATTGGTGGTGATGGTTGCACAAATCGCTGCCGGTGCTTGGGCATTCCACAACAAAGATAAACTCGACGATATTGTGCGGGCGTCTGTAAAATATTCGGTGCAGGAGGAATATGGTCAATCAAGTATGAGTTCTCGCACAGTCACATTCGATACCATACAAAAGAAT CTTAAATGCTGTGGAGCAGATGGTCCTGGTGATTGGGCCACAAGTCGTTTCAATAATGTCGATCGTACAAATATTGTTGACATAGCAATTTCGTCCATGAATGTCTTCTATAATATACCCGAATCCTGTTGTAAGGATGAACTTAAAGATAATGTCTGTGAAATgtcgagaaaattgaaatttggtggaTCATTCAATCCAGCAATACATCAACAG gGTTGCGTGGATAAACTCATCGAATTGATCTATGAAAATTGGGTTCTATTGTTCGGTATTACTGGTGGTGTTGTCCTCTTGGAATTGTTGGCTTTGACCTTCTCATTGAGCTTGTGCTGTGCCGTACGAAGTCAGCAATACAAGGCCTGA